The window TGTAGGTAAGTCCGCCCAACAGCATCGTAAAACACCCCTTTGCCAACGTCGGTCGTAACACCTGGTGGTTATCAAACAAATAACGGAAGCCCTCTTTGATGCCCGTTAATGGATTTCGCGTTCGCTTACGTTCCGCTTCACCCATCTTCTTTTGAGGGATTTCCGCTCGATAGATAAACCATGCTGACAGCACGTAGCTGAAGGTATTAATGATGAATACAAGATCTGTCCCAAGCCAAGCCGTTGCCAAACCTCCTACTCCCATCCCAATAGTGAAAATAATGCTCCAGCTTGCTGCTGAAAGTACATTTGCGTCAACAAGCTCTTTCTCGGTGGTTACATTGGGAATAGATGATGTTTTCGCTGGCTCAAAGATAGCGGAAAACATCATTTGCAACGCCGTGAGTACATAGGCCAGCCACAGCGTTTCGTAAGATACAACCAACAGTAAGCCCAACACGATAGCTCCACGCACCAAGTCGCAGAGCATCATCAGGCGTCGGCGGTTAAAACGGTCGGTAATATACCCGGCGAAGGGAGAAAAACTGGCCAGGCTCATCATTTTTACAACGATGATCAATCCCAGCAGAAATTCCGAATCAGAATATTTGGTAATCAGTGCATAGACCGCCAGGATCCCAAACCAATCCCCAAAATTAGACACCACCTGACTTAGCCACAGACGGCGGTAGTTCTGATTGTTGGAAACCAGATCAATGTATGGACGTATCTTATCGAGCAAAATATTGGTTATTTGTTATTAGTTACTGGAAAATCCAAACAACTAATAACCATTAACTAAATGCTACTTTACCCCTGTGCTGCCAAAACCACCATCTCCGCGTTCGGTTTCAGACAGAACCTCAACTTTATTTATGTTGGCCTGAATAACAGGAGCTATCACCATTTGGGCGATACGATCACCGTGATTTATAGTAAATTCTTCATCCCCCAAATTCACTGCCAACATTTTTAGCTCCCCCCGGTAATCCGCATCAATAGTACCAGGTGTATTTAACATAGTTATTCCATTTCGGTATGCCAGTCCGCTGCGGGGACGCATTTGTGCCTCATAACCTTGCGGCATCGCCATCTTCAGCCCCGATGGAATCAGCTTCCGTTCTCCCGGCTTTAATGTGATAGGTTCATCCAAAGCAGCCCGTATATCCATACCCGCTGCAAATTCCGATTCATAAGAAGGTAAAGGTAAATCCTCTGCGTGAGGTAATTTCTTGAACTGTATCTTCATCCGTTATCTGCGTTCTTTTTTATAATCGATTAGTTGCACTTTAACATTTCCCAGCCATACCTTGGCATGTGCTTCGGCAGGCACGCGTAAATCATCAGCAATATACCATGCTTTATATTTTCCTTTAAATCCAAAGGGACCATCTATATTGGCATCCCCCTCACTATAAAATGTTTTTACAGGCTCCTCGAAAGCATCATATTCTCGTTCTTCCATTTTCGTGCTATTTGCGCCGTTGATATATCCTTTTTTCCCTTCGAGATAAACGGGCAGCTGATAATCCTTGTCCGTACCTGCAAACAATCGGGAAAAGTAAAAGATTAACTGCCCTGAACTCGAAGGTTCCCCCAAGGCCAGTGTATCAACCGGCGTACCCGACTTCGAGAAATAGACCAGCTGGTTGTCGTAATCAAACTCATATACTTCTGATTCATATTCATCCTCATCCACATTATCGCGCCAATATAACTTGGTGTAAGGCGTACTGTCGGTTTCCACCATAAACGTGTTGTAGTGATTTTCCTCTTCGCCCACAAAAGGAATCCCCGAATTGGACGTAATAATCGTCCGCAACCACCAAACCTTATCTCCATTATAGGTAGTGTCTTTGATAATCGTCGTCTTCACCTCTCCCAACTTAAAAAAGCCGAACTTTACTTTATAAGTGAATACCTCTTTCCATTCGACCAGTTCTTGCATGGTGGGTGGGCGATCGGGGTGTTCAAAGGTAAGCAAAGAATCTTGAGCCCGGAGATTTCCAGCACTGGCTATCCACCACAGCACACCCAGCAGAACAAGAACTTTTACAGAAAATGATTTAAGAATCTTCAAATCAACATCAAAAATTAGTTTTAAATAAGCCTCCAAAGTTCCCTATTATATAGGTGAAATTGAAATATTTTTAAAAACTTCTCACAGGAATTTCGTTCATGAACATACGGTCTGTTTTAACATATTCTTTTTTGATTTTTGCAGGATTCCTGTTGCTTACTGGCTGTTCCAAAAGCGACGATCAACGTGAATTTGAGAATGGAGCTTTTGCAACTCCCAGTGGTATTACTGAGACGAACTCAAGTGGTGATATGATCGGCAATGTAGACCAGTCTGATTGGAAAATCAGTCCAATGTATAGCGGACTTATTGAGATAGATTCAGAATTAACATCACCACCGCATCCCAATCCACTCCCTTACAACAGCACGTTAACTATTCAGATCTATTTTAGGAGTCAGGACCCGGTAGATGAACTAATCGTACGCAAGTTTCGCTTGCCTTCTGATGACAGGTATCCACAAATAGGGTATCGTGACCAAAGTGATCTTAACAGCTCGATGAATACGATCCCCATTGATGGCAACCAAATTGCTGAAAACTCAAGTGATGACGCACGGACTCTCTATCGCATTCTTATTTATGATGGTAAACAAAACCTCATCAGCTACGGAGATATAGAAATACAGTAGTTGTTAAAAAGAACTCTCTCTCCTATTTTCATAGCTCTTTCTAACAAGATTTATTTATGGGAAATCACAAAATTACCAAAACCGAAAAGCGTGTGTTAGAACGACTTATTTTTCCCGAAAAGTTCCAGGTTATCATGAAAGAAACCGGGTTAATGCAGGGAGAGCTTCGCGATGATCTCATCAACCTGCTAAGTTTTGGTTTTGTGGAAGCCTACGAGCGAACGGGAAATAAGATTTCCCTGACCAGTTTTTATGATACCGATAACCTGCAGGATTTTACCTTTCAAGCTACGAGTAAAGGGTTATCTGAAATTAAATCGAATTAACTATGAAATTTGAAGCTGTTTTTGACGATTCTACTACCGAACTGGAACTTGTCGATGATGCCAATGAGGTTATTTTCGACGATGAGTCTCAGTCCTATGAGTTCCACCGCCAAGAAAATGGCCGCTATCTGTTGCGGGTGGGAACAAAACTCTACAAAATCGATAATGTATCATACGACAAGCATACGGTAACATTTACCCTAAACGGCAACTGGCATTCGGTAGATGTTCGCAACGAACAAGATCTACTCTTAGATCGACTCGGCTTTAAAACAGCCGGCGAAATCGGCGAAGGCGAACTCAATGCCCCTATGCCTGGCAAAATCCTCGAAATTTTAGTAGACGAAGGCGATGAAGTGGAACTCGGCGATCCGGTTGCCATTCTTGAAGCCATGAAAATGGAAAACGAACTCAAAGCTCCCGTCAAAGGCACCGTATCATCTATTGCCGTTGCACAGGGAGATTCATTAGAAAAAGACGCATTAATTTTAGAAATAGAAGCAAGTGGATAAATTTGTAATAGAAGGACCTACCCCTCTCCAAGGCACCATTCCAATAAGCGGATCAAAAAATGCAGCCCTGCCTCTAATGGCAGCAGCCATTTTAGGCGATTCGCCAACAACCATCACTAATGTTCCCAAGTTGCGCGACATTTATACGTTTAACAACGTTATTCGCGTAACAGGCTGCCGTGTAGACTTTGATGAGGATGAGGGCGTGCTCATGATCAACTCAAAAAATCTAACCCATTACGAGGCCCCTTACGAGCTTGTTCGAAAAATGCGGGCATCATTTTACATGCTGGGAGCACTGCTTGGCAAATATGGTGAAGCCAAAGTATCACTGCCGGGCGGTTGCGCGTGGGGACCTCGTCCCGTTGACCTGCACCTTGATGGCATGCGTGCCATGGGGGCCGACATCCAGCTTGATGAAGGATACGTCATTGCTAATGCTCCCGAAGAGATGGAAGGCGGAACCTTTACACTGGAACCCAGCAGCGTAGGTGCAACCGTTAATTTAGTACTGGCAGCTGTACTTCGCGCCAAAGAATTTACGATCAAAAATGCGGCCAAAGAACCCGATGTGGTTCTGCTATGCGAAAAACTGGCCGAGATGGGCGCCGATATCGAAGGCATTGGCACTCGTACATTGACCATCCGCAAAGTCAATAAACTCGAAGGTATTACTATACGCAATGCTTCGGATCGGATCGAGACCGGAACTTTTATGATTGCAGCGGCCATGCATCCAAAATCAAACATTACGCTTACCAATGTAGATGTAGATGACCTCGGGCATTTCCCAGAGACATTTCGTAAAATCGGGGCTGAAATGAATATTAATGAGAATTCTATTCATATTAATGCACCAAAGGAAATCGATCCCACTTCAATAAAAACGAAAGTCTACCCGGGCTTCCCTACCGATCTGCAAGCACAATGGGCTACGATGATGACTCAGGCTGCCGGTGAATCAAAAGTGACAGATACGATTTATGATGATCGCTTTAGCTATGTACCCGAACTGGTGCGTTTAGGGGCAGAGATTGACGTCAAGAAAAATTCAGCTCATATCAGCGGAAAAACAAAGCTTAAAGGTGCCTCAGTGATGAGTACCGATCTACGGGCCAGTGTAAGTTTGGTCTTGGCCGGCATGGTGGCCGAAGGAAAAACAGATGTGCTACGCATTTATCATCTCGATCGTGGCTATGAAGACCTGGAGGAAAAGCTCACCAATGTCGGCGCTAAGATTACCCGTACCCAGCAGGAGGAGTAGCATTTCGTCTAAACACTGCGCTACTGCGCTTGTAGTCGGACGAATGACTAACCAATAGACAATCCTCCTGATGGCAAACCCAGCCACCAAGTGAATAGTAGCATGACCCTCCGTATATAGAATTCCCCCAAACGAAGTTAGCTAATTTACCGTTTACAAAATAGGTAAACTACTTGTATATTCATGTGATACTATGTAGCGCGTATTCGGAGATTATTAAATTTTTAGGTTTATCTTTTGCAGCAACTTATTGACTCACAAGTTTTTATTAAGGTTTTATTCGCTTTTCAGAAGCAATTGAATGTCTTTTTGAAGAATGCAGCGATATTATTGAATTCGCTGATTGCTTGTGAACGATCTCTGCAGGAAGCGCCCTCCTCTGAATACGATTTTTTTACACAAACAAATTTTTCTCCTAACAGGAATTTTAATTTAGCGGTT of the Fodinibius sp. Rm-B-1B1-1 genome contains:
- a CDS encoding MFS transporter; this encodes MLDKIRPYIDLVSNNQNYRRLWLSQVVSNFGDWFGILAVYALITKYSDSEFLLGLIIVVKMMSLASFSPFAGYITDRFNRRRLMMLCDLVRGAIVLGLLLVVSYETLWLAYVLTALQMMFSAIFEPAKTSSIPNVTTEKELVDANVLSAASWSIIFTIGMGVGGLATAWLGTDLVFIINTFSYVLSAWFIYRAEIPQKKMGEAERKRTRNPLTGIKEGFRYLFDNHQVLRPTLAKGCFTMLLGGLTYMLILVSEDVLLMGSIGLGLLYSARGVGTGIGPVIGRRIFNHERDWVRAMGYCMMFAGAMYAVVGMTTSLAVMLIFVFIAHAASGANWVMSTVLLQRRTPDTYRGRIFSTEWLLFTLTQSASVMTASWVLENDWLTIQQTMIVYALLLSVAGIIWHWTISMQEEEYQNYKINASDTSAVSPSAKELQ
- the dut gene encoding dUTP diphosphatase: MKIQFKKLPHAEDLPLPSYESEFAAGMDIRAALDEPITLKPGERKLIPSGLKMAMPQGYEAQMRPRSGLAYRNGITMLNTPGTIDADYRGELKMLAVNLGDEEFTINHGDRIAQMVIAPVIQANINKVEVLSETERGDGGFGSTGVK
- a CDS encoding DUF3108 domain-containing protein encodes the protein MKILKSFSVKVLVLLGVLWWIASAGNLRAQDSLLTFEHPDRPPTMQELVEWKEVFTYKVKFGFFKLGEVKTTIIKDTTYNGDKVWWLRTIITSNSGIPFVGEEENHYNTFMVETDSTPYTKLYWRDNVDEDEYESEVYEFDYDNQLVYFSKSGTPVDTLALGEPSSSGQLIFYFSRLFAGTDKDYQLPVYLEGKKGYINGANSTKMEEREYDAFEEPVKTFYSEGDANIDGPFGFKGKYKAWYIADDLRVPAEAHAKVWLGNVKVQLIDYKKERR
- a CDS encoding acetyl-CoA carboxylase biotin carboxyl carrier protein subunit, coding for MKFEAVFDDSTTELELVDDANEVIFDDESQSYEFHRQENGRYLLRVGTKLYKIDNVSYDKHTVTFTLNGNWHSVDVRNEQDLLLDRLGFKTAGEIGEGELNAPMPGKILEILVDEGDEVELGDPVAILEAMKMENELKAPVKGTVSSIAVAQGDSLEKDALILEIEASG
- the murA gene encoding UDP-N-acetylglucosamine 1-carboxyvinyltransferase; its protein translation is MDKFVIEGPTPLQGTIPISGSKNAALPLMAAAILGDSPTTITNVPKLRDIYTFNNVIRVTGCRVDFDEDEGVLMINSKNLTHYEAPYELVRKMRASFYMLGALLGKYGEAKVSLPGGCAWGPRPVDLHLDGMRAMGADIQLDEGYVIANAPEEMEGGTFTLEPSSVGATVNLVLAAVLRAKEFTIKNAAKEPDVVLLCEKLAEMGADIEGIGTRTLTIRKVNKLEGITIRNASDRIETGTFMIAAAMHPKSNITLTNVDVDDLGHFPETFRKIGAEMNINENSIHINAPKEIDPTSIKTKVYPGFPTDLQAQWATMMTQAAGESKVTDTIYDDRFSYVPELVRLGAEIDVKKNSAHISGKTKLKGASVMSTDLRASVSLVLAGMVAEGKTDVLRIYHLDRGYEDLEEKLTNVGAKITRTQQEE